The window TTATATCTTACTACTGATTTTCTGTTCTGGACTCTGAGGCCTAGTTTAATAGCAACAACAAGAGCATATTCCATGGCTCCTTATTTTGTATTTGCTATCAGATTTCAAAAATGAACCTAGGGTTAAATGAGGCCAGCCATACTTACAAAGGCACAGTTCGctgtatttttaaaattcatcaaGCAGTTTTGGATATTTAAGACCTTGATTCCCACATCAACTGACTAAACATGTGAATGGTTAAAGCTAAATTGATACATGTGGGGACAGAAACATCAAACATGTGATCCATGATGATTTGATCACAGTGATTAGTATTGACAACAATGTCATACATGAGCACCATACTGCCCAACATATCagagttggttttgttttctgTTGTGAACAGATTGCTAATTAACAACTTGGGTCATAAATTGGTTTGAAAAATATCCATTAGACTTTCAGGTATGTCAACATTTTTAACTTGTGAAAAACTACATCTCTTtatcaagaaaattttttaattgcttgaatCTGAAGGTCATATGCTTCAGTCAAGTTctaatttttacaaaatagGAAAATTACAGGAAAAGAGTAGGAGTTACACACCTCACCCTGGAGAAGGAAAGGACAATCAAAGAACAAAATGAAAGAGTAGGAATAGGCTTTGATTCCATATTCATTCCAACAGATACTTCGGGTCAAGTCTGTCTTATTATATATCTTgagataaaaaagaattagatATATGTGCTGGAAGACAAATTTGGCCAATAAAACAAGAACCAACTGCTCTCATATCTCTTTCAATGAGATTAATCTCACCCTGGAGAAGGAAAGGACAATCAAAGAACAAAATGAAAGAGTAGGAATAGGCTTTCACCCCATATTCATTCCAACATATACTTCTGGTCAAGTCTGTCTTATTATATATCTTGAGATAAAAAAGAATTCGATATATGTGCTGGAAGACAAATTTGGCCAATAAAATAAGAACCAACTGCTCTCATATCTCTTTCAATGAGATTAATACTAACTTCAGTAGGGATAAAACTGTAAAAGGGGCATTCCGAGAATCGAACTCGGGACCTCTCGCACCCAAAGCGAGAATCATACCACTAGACCAAATGCCCATTACAACCTAGTTGTCGATACTTAGCAGAAGTTAGTAATGGCTATCACTATGTCACCTTTATCTGGAGATACTCTCTTGGCTCTTGCAAACATTTTAACAACACAAGATAGGGCATCAAACCTGTTTAGCCACTCAGCACTTATCTTTTCAAGCTACAAAGTTTGTTAAGGAGCATCACTTATTTCTCATAGTGGCATTTTGAGAACATTCTTTTGTCATGCAGTGAATATCTGCAGCCTGATCTCTTCATAGTCCTTAGCTTTCACATGGAACAATCTTTCAGAAAAAATGGCTAACTCTATTCCAGCAAGgccctttttctttaaaattttatgagtATGTCCCTAAACCTCGGTACTTTATCTAATGCACTTGATTCAATGCTATGGTGTACCAAAGAAGATACCGATGGAAGTAAACTAAGGGCATGTCAGAATGCAGAGTTGGCAAGATTGAGATCATTTTGGCAGGCACCAAGCATCACTACTGATTTTGCTATTTTAGCTCAAATCTTGTTGGACAACAAGCAAATTGTAGGTAATATACTAAGATGTCCTAATGGAacatttttacttatttttctcCATGAAAATTTTTGTCAGCTGAACCATCAACTTTCCACGCTTAGGAccaaatttttgtttctacCATTAGATTTTGTATGCTCAatgaaatgaaacaaaaagatGGATTCTCATATCATGTGTATTACTATCAACTGATTTTGGGtattgaagatgattttgtCCCAATTGCTAGATCATAGTTCAAAAGGGGTAACATATCAGCTGactgaaaaacaaagaaagaaaactagaGAGAAAACAAGCCAATGAAAGAGGCCATCATGCTCCCAAAGAAGCATCTGACATCCAAGTTTAAGTTACACTTAATCATTCGCCAGGAAAAAACTATAAACTGCCAATAAAAAGTATAATATGACAACACATGAGAGGTCTGCAGATACACATTATAATCAGGACCCAGCAGGATATGCCCCAGCACAGACTAGCTACACTTGAATCCTTTTGTTTCAAGTTCATAAGTATTAAATATAGAAAGTCAGAGAATACATGTGAAGGATTAGTTTTAAATTGATATGGATAGGAATGAAAACATCAAACATGTGATCCATGATGATTTTGGTCACGGTCCTAACTAACATGTGATGTGATGAGATGGTGTGTTTTCCCTTTGTGTGAATTCCAAATGCTAATTAACAACTTTGGATGTGATTTTCGTGATAAAATACATCTCTCTCAAGACAAAGGTGTAGTTGCTTGCATCCAAGGAGCAGGCCATTAGTAAATTTctagttttaagaaaaaaagaacattGCAATGAGGGAAACATATACAAGAAAGAGGAGGGTGTACACACCTTTCACTGGACAAAGGAAAGACAATTATAAAGCAAAAAGACAGATTAGGAACAGACATGTCCCGTATTCATTCTACCAGATCCTTCTTGCCAGGATtgtcttattattattatatcaaaAGCCTCATATAAAAGGGGCATTCCGAGAATCGAACTCGGGACCTCTCGCACCCAAAGCGAGAATCATACCACTAGACCAAATGCCCATTTTATTCTCATATTGGCACTATAGTGGTCTCCCTGACTAGACATCTAATATCACAAGATAAGCATGAAATCTGTTCTAGATTTCAGCAATCTGAGTTTTATCAGTCAAATATTAACTGGTGCTGTTGAAGGTGCCAATGTCGAAGAGAAGTAACTAATTTTGTTCCAGCAAggtccttttttctttcaaatttaatgtGAATGCCACTAAATCTTGGTATCTAGTTGAAGTCTTATGTATTACAGCTAATTTGATTGCACTTGTTCCAGCACTATAGAATACCAAAGAGGGCACTGATGGATGAAAACTACGGATGTGTAATTGGCGAGAATAAAATGCAGTAAGATAACCATGTCAGGCTTCACTTAGCAGGAAGCAATCATTGCTGTTGTGTATTGACCTGGCAAACCTAACTCAAATCTTGTTAAGACTTCGACAACATGTAGGTAACATGTCTTGTTAGCCGAGTTGCTGCCAGAGCTTTCATGAAAATTGTCCATACACACTTTGCTAcatgaaaaatgtttttgcTGGATTTCAGGCTTGGCACCAGACTTGCAAACATAACACCAGGTCCAAAGTTGACTACCTAAGAGTCTCAAGATATAGACCTGGCCTTAGTTGATGGTCATACGAAATAGAAATTGACTGTTCTTGGTATTATATTGAATGATTATCCTACATCTTGTAATTACTAAACTGATAACAAGTAATTCTCCAAATAGGCAAGCAAATATCTGtctctcttaatttttttatgccaTTAGATTTCATATGCTCATTAAATCCATGCAGTTTAAGCTCTGTAATGAAGGAGGTTGAGCTGATCAAGGATATAAGTAAATTGTTTTGATATGCAAATTTCACCAGGCAGTATCCTTTTGGAATTCAAATATTTACATTTTCAAACATAGATTTATATTACAAGGTAGATGTAAGTCCAGAAAGATAGAATTATGTCTGATTAAACACAGAGAGCACAACGAAGATTGACCATAAAAATAGATGCAAAAGGGGAAGTCAGGAAActtgagaaagaaagaattccAATTAACAAGCTACATGGTACTAGAATTTGCACCCACTTTTTCTGTAGAATGCAAAGGAAAAGGAATAGAAAAGGACTGGCCTTACAGCTGCAGCTAATGATTCATTCTCATATCATGCTCTCTGTTCTTGCAGGCAACCTCCTGAAGAAGTTTTGGGGCAGTGATGGAATGCTGATTCGGAATTTTGGATGCCTCATAGCGAAAAAGCCTACTCCAAGTGCAAATAAGCGCCAAGGAATGAAATAGAAACCTATACTAGCCAATATACAAAAAGCTAGAAACATAGGTGTGGCTCTGGGATCTCTCCAGCTTAGCATAGAATTAAGCCTCTCTGCTTGAGTTGCCAGGTCCCCAATTATTGTCATCATCCTCCCTGCAATGCTTCTCAAGCGATCATATCTCTTTTTAAGAACTTCACCATTCTTAGAAGTTGGAAATGTATCAAACTCTTCATCTAATTCATCAGAGTGGGCCGAATCTATTAGGGACAATTTCGTATCCATGTGAGCAGGATGTCTTGGCCTTTTCCTGTACTGAGAAGCTCCATACACAATACACATGAGAAaaactaggggtaaaatcagATTAGGGAAAAGAACAAAGATCATATACACAAAGTGAACCACCATTGTAGAAATGGGATTCTTCCATTTGCATATGTGATCAAACCATTTCCAAGCCTCAACAAGTAAATTAAAAGTAGCCAGGAGTCTTTCAAGATTAGCTCTGCCCCGTCGTAAGCTCCATACATTGGAGCCCACATCCAGCATATACTCCACAACTTCTCTCCTTAATGGTGGTTCAGCGCGGCTCAACCTCAAGGACAGAGTCTGCGTGGCTTGGTGCCTTAAACTCTCAACTTGATACACTGATAATGGGAGAAGATAATGCATTTGGGGGAACAAAGGGTGCGTATAAGATTGAAACAAATTCCATGTAGACGAGCAAGTAAATCGCACTGCCAATTGAATTTCACCCATCTTCTTCACTCCATTGGGTTGTAAAACTATTAGTGGATAAGAATGTGTATAAATCCTATCAGCATTAAGTGTAGACAGTCGAATCCTAACCTTCCCAATTCTTGGATCCTTTGAACCTCCAGCATCACTGCCTTCTTGCAAGTGACAGTTATCGAAAACTCCAATTGTAATGACTGTATAGGGATCATAAACTTCCCAAGTATACTGTTCATTCCACTTTGGAGCAAAACTATCAACAATTGTCCTTGTTCTTACCCACTTAGGCCCATATTTGGCCACACAATAAGCATCAGTAGTTCCACGTCCATCTTTGGACTTCATTGGCAGCAAACCAGTTGCATTCAAGATTCCTAACTCCAAGACACCAATGGTAGGAGGCCACAACAATTTGGAAGTGGCCCTGAAATCACTACTGTAGTAAATGGACTCATCGAGAACATGATATCCGCCATCCAAACAGACCCTCAAATGCAGCCTGCTAGCAAACTTTACCTCCATGTTGTTTTGATTATCCTGTACAACCTTCTCAAGATTATACCAGTTAGCACCAACAGGTATGGGCAGGAACCTCTTCTCCACTTTTGATAAATGAATCGTGCACATTCCAAGAATATGCTCCTTATTATTACCCAACTTATCCACCACACTCAAGATCAAGGGATCATCAAAAGGTTCTGCTACTACAAACATCAAATCCTCATTCCAGGTAGGGTTGATATTCTTATCAGGCGAAAATCTGCTCCTCAAAACCATATTCCCAAGCATAGCCTGGACATAAACTTGGGGGTTCCTATTCCTACTTATAGGCACCAAGTCCTGCGCTTGAATTATATTAACTCTAAGATACCAAAGTCTTGGTGAAATATACACCTTTGAACGAGTATTTGCAATGCTTTCACCACTAACAGTTGCTGCATCTGAGTGCCAAGCATCGGGAAACACCTCATCAGCTTGAGTACCCATCCACATAGCTAACATCAATTGTCCTCTTCCACCCTTCCTTCCACTCTCATCCTCCAAACTATACCACTGGGGCGCCAGGGGACTATCTGGGGGAACACGGGTCGGAACATCTGCTATATCAAAAGCGAGTTTCCCAACAACTTCATCATTGATAGTCTCCTTGTTCCTCACAGTTACCTCCACAGTTACAGCCTGAATACGTTCTTTTGCGAAAGCGAAAACTTGATTCCACTCAGGGTCATGATCCATCTTAAAGTACTTTGTTGTGCCTTTATAATTACCAATCTTTACTTCAACAAAAGGGTTACGTGTCCTTGGCAAATCTCTGACCCTTACCACtcttacataaaaaaaatgcatttgCTCAACAAGGTCGAATGATGATGTGAGCTTTTCACTGCCGGAGACTCTTCCTCCACCAATATTTGGTGCAGTCTCCTTCAATGAAAAGTCTACGTTTGCTTGTGGCATTGTGCAGATTATCTGCATGAAATGTTTCAtacaattgaaaaataaataaaattaatgttaaaagaaaacatttgTAAATGCTAGCGAGCACAGCAAAAACCACATGCAAATCACAATTATAATACATCATTACATTCATTCTCGTACACTGTATGGTGCATATACAAATTCATTTTCCAAATGTATGCTAAAAACTgatcaaatattatataaattaaaaaaaaaatgagactATTGCTTGCCTGATTGAGACttgaagaatgaaatgaaaactacTATGTTTCTGTTCTGGTTAGGAGTGCTAGAAGAGGGTAACAAGGAAAACTTTCAAGGGAAAACAGAAGGGAAGAGACAGAGGGGAAATCAAGAGATGGTAACAGATTAATATCCTATTTAATGCCAAAATTTCAGTgttcatattaaaatttggTAAATAATCTCGATTACATTATTGCTTGATTTCGAATTTGAATGACTTTAAACGGAATATAAATTATTACCATTTAtgttacttttcttttttcctttgataTACATTATATTacatttaaaatgatttttttttcctatggAAATAGTACAATAAGAGTCTATTCATTTTGATTGATAATAATTTCTTTAATAAACATTATTAGCTGGATTCATAAATCAGAATCGGCACAACCCTCTTACATATTtggttgatttttttctttttatgcaAAGTAACTATTATCATTCATTAAATGGGAAAGTAGAGGAAAATAATCCGATTTCActctttcttttgtctttaATACGATAGGAGTCAATTTAATTCCATTGGTTTtgagttttaataaattacAATTGAATTGattcattgaatttttttatttggattttgagaaattaatttatacttttattcaaaataaaataaacattttaatatatatgtatatatatatatatatatcaatattcaaatttgaatttattttaatttttagatttaaaaaaaataaaaatataaaaaagaNaaggtgagaaatattacatcaattaattattgaatcaaatagttataatatatttttaaaaaaattaaagtatttaaaataaaatttaaataagtcattattttttaacaagtatttatatttttattttgaattaaatagatttttgtaattaagagttaattgattattattaattaaaacatcatctatcatttttcatatttaaatagtgtttatattttgtttgaaaaatcaCATAGTGCTGATATGAAGATAAAAAATACTTCAAAATTATGATATTATGCCACATGATTATTTCATGTCATTATCTAccatgatattttattatcacgAGATATAATGTTATTATGTTAAAACGATTGATTCACAATTAATcataaagttttatttaatttaaaataaaaatataaaaatttaatcaaatatagtaaacaataataatttatttaatttttttaaagaattaaacagttttttaaatattatatcaatcaaatatttaaatacaaattaatataattttttaatcacAAAACTAAATCATTAAATCAAATTGCAAGAGTTTTAAACATTGTTAAATAAGAAAACCAAACGTGCAAAGCGTGCGAAGGTAAACAACACACATTTAAAAACGgccaaaaaatattttttcaacgtaaattaggaaaaaaaagagagtaaaAAAAGTCCAAGCAGAACAAATTCAGACAAAAATAATCTGTTACTTACGGGACTGCCATTTCTATGCTGTCTGAATCTGCTGCAAAGAGCGAAACGAAATCAGATTTTCAAAGCCCGTTGCAGACTGTAGccgtctctctttctctctccttagCTCCTAAGtaaagttttcttttccttcatttttcaCCACTTTCCGGGAAAATCCTCCGGATCAGGTAAAATTATCTGCCCTCCGTTTCGTCCTTAGTCCTTatcctcttcttctttcttgtcTAATGGAATAGAAAATCAACCAAACAATAAAATACATACTGAGGTCTTTTTCATCAGTTTTCATACTCCGAAAAtgttggaaaataaaaaataaaaagtcaCGCTCTGTCTTATCGAAACTCGTTTCCTTTctaatattttgatattttggcTTTGTTAGGTAAAACTTTCCGCTTAAGctgaattatttctttttcatttctttaaattcgaggttttgctttcttttcttctattttccGACGGTTTCTGAGCAACCACATAGGGTTCGTGAGAAAACGTaactttatttctttcttcttaacAAAATCTTTGGTGTTTGTTTGGTGTTTGTTTGGTGTTTGTTTGATTCGTAAAGTGAAATAGTTTTAAGGTAAGAGGATATTGAATttgatatttgaaaattttatcatcatttttttatattctttctCGACATATACTTTTTATTTGCGTTTATTGatgtttgaaatttaaatttatgtaaCTAGTTAGAGCAAGAAGTTTCATTTGTTAAGTGAATTGAatgaatcaaaattaatttataagcTGTTGTTCTTTGTAGATTTAATTAGTCCAAAACGGATGGCAAATAAGGAAGATGAGGGTTTTTGTCATAGCCTTTCAAGGAAAGAGCTTCAAAGTTTGTGTAAGAAGTATGGTTTACCTGCTAATAGGTCAAGTTCTGAAATGGCTAAATCACTGACCTCGTTTCTAGAGGTAATGTATTGGAAAATTGGTAACTAAGAGTTATTGATCTGACGCATATCATACTGCTTTTTGCTGTTAAGCAGCTATTAGATATGTCAACATACATAAGTTTGTAGTTTTGTTCTGTTATACTTATGTACCTCACTATATTGTATTTGATCTGGTAAGTGTTTATGgcatattatatttataattgatttgCTGTAGTTTTAGAACTTTTGTAATATGACCTACTATAGCAGGGGGAAAAGGAAGTTTCGAGTTTCAAAGAGGAAAGCAAGGAAAAATGGATAAAAAAGGATTGCAATAATTTTTCTATTGAATATGTCCTTATGGAAGGTTAAGAATACTTATATTACCACTACTAAAATTGGGTCCAAATGGGAAAAGGAGATAggaaaaaaggggaaaatagaaaagaatatATAAGAATTCGTAATTAAGATATGCCCAGGAAAGCATTTTAAATTCTAcacttgttattttttattcctgttttgtttttgtattttaataatgCAAGAAAAATCGTAGAATTGGCatgcttaaaattttttaaaaagctcAACTAAGATAAATATGATGCTAGCTAGCTCAGTAAAGGACGAATTCAGCTAATgtctaatttaattagataGCAAAGGGTATCTCTGTGGCATAAGTTGCCATCAccattaatgaatgagaaagTATATTATGAAGCAATGGCTCTAGCTGATGTGGTATTACATTCCATTTATAATTAGACACATCATTCATAATAAGTGACAGGTGTTTCTTTAACTATGGAAAGTGGTGATCTGATgcgagaaaagaaaagttatgATGATGAAATAACATGCCAATGTGGAAGAATatctttttgatgaaattttagtTCATGTAccaaaatgaagattttacaACAAGATTCTATTGAAATTGACATCTCTAACAGTATTGCCTTGTTATTTCTACTGAATGAAAGTGCTGATAAGTATCTTAGGGTCTATTTGAGGGATTTCAATGATTCCATCTTTAAGGTTAAGTATAGTGGCCCCTACCAAACGACAATATCTTGCAGCCCCTATGAAGTAACTATATCTGTCAGACgccaagaaaaaaagattagGTTTGTGTCATCCTATTTTTGGATGATCATAGTCTTTATATTAGGCTTTATTTGTCTTAATTCATGGCCGTTTAtgttttttcttattgtttgtTGAGGAAGTTTTTGGCTTCTGGTGAAATTGTTTGTCTTTGCTAATAGACAACTCTCTTAGCATCTCTCATCTCAATCATGGTTCTCATATGTATCCACACCCACACACACAGACTAATGATGTTTTGACTGCTTATTCGTTGCATGTTAAAGGCATGCGTCCATGTAGTTGATATTTCTATGCAGTATCACATCTACTAGGTTTCCTTGTCTTTTCTTCACCTCATTCATGTATTTGCGGAATTACCATCTTTAGTAATTTGCATCTGGAGTCTACATTATTTTCTTACAGTTGCAAATTTGGATGTAAATTGTTCCAGCCTACCACATGCTAAACAAGCTTTgatatttctttattcttcGCATGACTTGTTCATTTGCTAAAAGCAAGTTCCTCAATATACATGAATGTGAAGATCTTGTTTATCCCATCATAAAATATCTTGGAAAAAAATATGCAGAACCAGAGATTGAGTTCAATAACTGCGGGGGAAAGGTTATATGGAACTCAAGAGGCTGGACTTCCTTTGTCCCTGAAACTACAAGTGCAGCCTGGAGCGTCGTTAAACTCTTCCAGGGATGCTGGAAAAGGTGTACACTAATTACTGCTTGCCTAATAAGTTTGTGCTTAGttttctcaaattaatttattactaTGATTTCCTTACTATAATAAATGCATTATATTATGAATAACATAT is drawn from Theobroma cacao cultivar B97-61/B2 chromosome 4, Criollo_cocoa_genome_V2, whole genome shotgun sequence and contains these coding sequences:
- the LOC18602489 gene encoding FT-interacting protein 1, whose product is MPQANVDFSLKETAPNIGGGRVSGSEKLTSSFDLVEQMHFFYVRVVRVRDLPRTRNPFVEVKIGNYKGTTKYFKMDHDPEWNQVFAFAKERIQAVTVEVTVRNKETINDEVVGKLAFDIADVPTRVPPDSPLAPQWYSLEDESGRKGGRGQLMLAMWMGTQADEVFPDAWHSDAATVSGESIANTRSKVYISPRLWYLRVNIIQAQDLVPISRNRNPQVYVQAMLGNMVLRSRFSPDKNINPTWNEDLMFVVAEPFDDPLILSVVDKLGNNKEHILGMCTIHLSKVEKRFLPIPVGANWYNLEKVVQDNQNNMEVKFASRLHLRVCLDGGYHVLDESIYYSSDFRATSKLLWPPTIGVLELGILNATGLLPMKSKDGRGTTDAYCVAKYGPKWVRTRTIVDSFAPKWNEQYTWEVYDPYTVITIGVFDNCHLQEGSDAGGSKDPRIGKVRIRLSTLNADRIYTHSYPLIVLQPNGVKKMGEIQLAVRFTCSSTWNLFQSYTHPLFPQMHYLLPLSVYQVESLRHQATQTLSLRLSRAEPPLRREVVEYMLDVGSNVWSLRRGRANLERLLATFNLLVEAWKWFDHICKWKNPISTMVVHFVYMIFVLFPNLILPLVFLMCIVYGASQYRKRPRHPAHMDTKLSLIDSAHSDELDEEFDTFPTSKNGEVLKKRYDRLRSIAGRMMTIIGDLATQAERLNSMLSWRDPRATPMFLAFCILASIGFYFIPWRLFALGVGFFAMRHPKFRISIPSLPQNFFRRLPARTESMI